The following proteins come from a genomic window of Mariniflexile sp. TRM1-10:
- a CDS encoding DUF808 domain-containing protein — translation MASGFFALLDDIAALMDDVVVMSKISTKKTAGILGDDLAVNAEKATGFVSSRELPVIWAITKGSFLNKLIILPIAFLLSSLLPWAVTLVLILGGVYLAYEGVEKIVEYFFPHKHDVASIEEVNLSEEAIILLEKKKIKSAVVTDFILSIEIVIIALGTVLGKPILFQILVVSIVAIIATVGVYGIVALIVRMDDLGFKLIKRSANQKGGMASIGNLLVKSLPWVIKSLSVIGTVALLLVAGGIFTHNIDFLHHFMEAIPSFIKDFIVGLLVGFIALLIIKSFKILKKMLFFNNN, via the coding sequence ATGGCTTCAGGTTTTTTTGCCCTATTAGATGATATTGCAGCACTTATGGACGATGTTGTGGTAATGAGTAAAATATCTACTAAAAAAACAGCAGGTATTTTAGGAGACGATTTAGCGGTTAATGCTGAAAAAGCGACTGGTTTTGTATCATCAAGGGAGTTGCCCGTTATATGGGCAATTACTAAAGGCTCGTTTTTGAACAAGCTTATTATTTTACCCATTGCTTTTTTACTAAGTTCCCTGTTGCCTTGGGCAGTCACTTTAGTTTTAATATTAGGTGGCGTTTATTTAGCTTATGAAGGTGTTGAGAAAATAGTAGAATATTTTTTTCCTCATAAACATGATGTCGCTTCAATTGAAGAAGTAAACCTATCAGAAGAAGCTATTATATTGCTTGAAAAAAAGAAAATAAAGTCGGCTGTTGTTACCGATTTTATTCTGTCTATTGAAATTGTCATTATTGCCTTAGGAACCGTTTTAGGCAAACCTATTTTATTTCAGATATTAGTCGTTTCCATCGTAGCTATTATTGCTACCGTAGGTGTCTATGGGATTGTAGCACTTATTGTAAGAATGGACGATTTAGGTTTTAAGCTAATTAAAAGGAGTGCCAATCAAAAAGGGGGTATGGCAAGCATTGGAAACCTTTTGGTTAAATCACTGCCTTGGGTCATTAAGAGTTTATCGGTTATTGGTACTGTGGCACTTTTGTTGGTTGCCGGAGGTATTTTTACACATAATATTGACTTTCTTCACCATTTTATGGAAGCCATCCCCAGTTTTATAAAAGATTTTATAGTTGGTTTATTAGTAGGTTTTATTGCACTTTTAATAATTAAGTCATTTAAAATTCTTAAAAAGATGTTGTTTTTCAACAATAATTAA
- a CDS encoding CDP-alcohol phosphatidyltransferase family protein, translating into MKQYIPNALTLLNLFCGSIAVIFAVNNHFVAAALFVFLGIFFDFFDGFAARKLHVQSALGIQLDSLADMVTSGVVPGIIMYKLLSLSVDAPSMVTDWDSNMKPVSFTISLVPLIGLCITLASAYRLAKFNIDEDQQTYFKGLPTPANTLLIVSLPLIIEFQNNDLINAIIVNKWFLMTLTALSCYLLNSSIKLFALKFKDWSFKANATRYIFIILCMIFLIVLQFAAIPLIILLYIGMSVFENVASKLK; encoded by the coding sequence ATGAAGCAATATATACCTAATGCGTTAACCTTATTAAACCTTTTTTGTGGAAGTATTGCTGTTATTTTTGCAGTTAATAACCACTTTGTTGCCGCGGCATTATTTGTGTTTCTTGGTATATTTTTCGATTTTTTTGATGGTTTTGCAGCCAGAAAATTGCATGTGCAAAGTGCCTTGGGCATTCAATTGGATTCACTTGCCGATATGGTAACCAGTGGAGTGGTTCCTGGAATTATTATGTATAAGTTGTTGAGCTTGTCTGTTGACGCTCCATCGATGGTAACTGATTGGGATTCCAATATGAAACCTGTTAGTTTTACAATTTCGTTGGTGCCATTAATTGGTTTATGTATTACCTTAGCTTCAGCATACAGATTGGCCAAATTTAATATAGACGAAGACCAGCAAACCTATTTTAAAGGCTTGCCAACACCTGCCAATACCTTGCTAATTGTTTCTTTGCCTTTAATTATAGAATTTCAAAATAACGATTTAATAAATGCAATCATCGTTAATAAATGGTTTTTAATGACACTTACCGCATTGAGTTGTTACCTGCTTAATTCAAGTATTAAACTATTTGCCTTAAAGTTTAAGGATTGGAGTTTTAAAGCCAACGCAACCCGTTACATTTTTATCATACTTTGTATGATCTTTTTAATTGTGTTGCAGTTTGCTGCGATACCACTGATTATACTACTTTATATAGGCATGTCTGTTTTTGAGAATGTCGCTTCCAAATTAAAATAA
- a CDS encoding putative type IX sorting system protein PorV2 codes for MNIGVDAAALGMSSAVTANTSDVNSGYWNPAGLLKLEDNQLALMHSSYFANIANYDYVAFAKPLDDRSTIGISLIRFAVDDILNTTQLIDEQGNINYDRISLFSTADYGLTFSYARALPIEGLNYGVNAKIIRRVIGDFASSWGFGFDAGIQFETNNDWKFGVMARDITTTFNAWAINEEEFKKVQDAVEGQNQELPETTEITIPKLQIGVSKLFDFHYDYTLLAAANLNVRFEENNDVISSSFASINPALGFEFGYIDMVYLRAGVGNFQNETQIDNSQQLSFQPSFGVGFKYNGIQIDYAFTDIGDQSVALYSNVFSLKLDFSIFR; via the coding sequence ATGAATATTGGTGTAGATGCTGCAGCTTTAGGCATGAGCAGCGCCGTTACAGCAAATACTTCCGATGTGAATTCTGGGTATTGGAATCCTGCTGGTTTATTAAAATTGGAAGACAACCAACTTGCCCTGATGCATTCCAGCTATTTTGCCAATATTGCCAATTATGATTATGTTGCTTTTGCAAAACCTTTAGATGATAGAAGCACGATAGGTATTTCATTAATTAGGTTTGCTGTTGACGATATTTTAAATACCACCCAACTTATTGACGAACAAGGCAATATAAACTATGATAGAATTAGCCTCTTCTCTACTGCCGATTATGGCCTCACATTTTCATATGCACGCGCCCTGCCTATTGAAGGGCTTAATTACGGCGTAAATGCCAAAATAATTCGTCGTGTTATAGGCGATTTTGCTTCGTCCTGGGGTTTTGGGTTTGATGCCGGTATTCAATTTGAAACCAATAACGATTGGAAATTTGGTGTGATGGCACGCGATATTACAACCACGTTTAACGCTTGGGCTATTAATGAAGAGGAATTTAAAAAAGTTCAGGATGCTGTTGAAGGACAGAACCAGGAACTACCCGAAACCACCGAAATTACCATTCCTAAATTACAAATTGGCGTTTCTAAACTATTTGATTTTCATTACGACTATACACTTTTAGCTGCTGCCAATTTAAATGTACGGTTTGAAGAAAACAACGATGTCATCTCATCATCATTTGCAAGTATCAACCCTGCTTTAGGCTTTGAATTTGGGTATATCGATATGGTTTATTTACGCGCTGGTGTTGGTAATTTTCAAAATGAAACACAAATAGATAATTCACAACAACTAAGTTTTCAACCTAGTTTTGGCGTTGGCTTTAAGTATAACGGTATTCAAATTGATTATGCATTCACCGATATTGGCGACCAAAGTGTGGCCTTATATTCTAATGTGTTTTCGTTAAAACTCGATTTTAGCATTTTTAGGTAA